Part of the Corticium candelabrum chromosome 15, ooCorCand1.1, whole genome shotgun sequence genome, CGTTGTGCTATACCTGCTGGTGTGTTCAGTTCAAGGCTGAAAGGTCTTCTGTCATCTGGGCTGTTTCTTCCACTGACTTTTCGAGCAGGTGTTGTCTGACAGGCACCAGCAAAATCAGCTTGTGATTCTGATGGCATCTGCCGAGCTGCTACAGAGCGAAGGGAGAAACTATCTGAGAAACACACCAGCATGAGAGAGAATACAAAATGTTGATTTTAATATGTGCAACAAATGCCTTCCATGCAACTCTGATTCAAGGAAATGTCAAACAATGACTTTGCTGAAGTTGAATGTTGCTGCTCTTGATCGTCTACGCAAAATGATAGTTACAagtttatattattattgcaGTGACTGAACTTGTACTACTCAACTGCATGCAAAAACCATTTCCATGGAACATGacatgctgtctgtctgtctgtctgtctgttagttttgtctgtttgcctaccAGTGATCTGCCTGTAGATCAAACAAAATCTTTCTTGTGTTTCTTTACTTTCAACTTGGAAACTAATTATGATGTATTGGTAATTTAGTTACTGACCTTCCTGTACACCCAGTGGAATATCGTATCTGTTTACAGCAGCAGCCCCTTGACCACCACTGGTTGCTTCACGTCCATTAAAAGTCCTTGGTGTGATGCTTCTCCTAAGACAAACATATCCAAATGCAGTTTTGAAGTAGTTTGAGTTTGACATTACACATATTGCAACACCCTACCTTCTCAAACTGTCATACATTGcctaaaacatacaaaaacttAATGTGCAATTGAAAGAGTAGCATGTAAACGTCTCACTTGAAGTCTTTGGTACTGACGATTCCTTTCCATGAGCTTATCTGACACTTCGTTGTATCTTAACTTATTACTGTCAAGGTCTTTCTTAACATCTGTAAATGCAGTTAACATCAGCAAGGCAATTGGATGTACACACGACATAACCAACTTGTTATCTGCTGTTTGAGAGCTATAAAACAGCACATCAGTGAGCAATAACAACCTTGTAAATCTATTTGAATGTGGTGGTTACCAGCCATTTCAGTTTGTGCCCGAGAGACAACTTGTTGGTAATATTGCTCCAGTTGTGTGCATTTTTCTTTTGCACGAGTGGACACATACTCTTGATACATTCTTTCTTGATGAGACTTGAATAGTAAAATATCATTGGTAACGTACATTAGTTACTGATATTGTTTTGTTAAAGCTTTCAATAAAATTGTGTTCGCCTTATGAAACTTCGCAAGTAACAAccaaaatgcacacacacacacacacacacacacacacacacacacacacacacacacacacacacacacacacacacacacacacacacacacacacacacacacacacacacacacacacaccaaactgcAGATACCACAACACCAAACCTGGTATGTCCAAAATGCCATCGCTCTTGAGCAAATTTCCATGACAACATCTGGTCTTTGACCGGCCAGAACCATCTTGGAAGACAACGtagcaaacatgcatgcatatagcCAATATCAACCTGATTGAGTAGGTACATATTCAAGTTTCAGAATGTAACATACAGATTTATATTGATCAGTAGGCTGCAGATCTGTCTTGATCACATCATATTTTCCTGGTAGCGCACTCTCACCTTTAACATATACAATGGCTACACAAACTGCCAAGCATAAATATTtagaaataataattaattattcattaGAATAATATTCTATAAACCACTCAAGTGCACGCGATTACTGGAATCAAGGAAAACATATAGTAGCATCAACCTTCTACCGATCTGGAAGAGTCGCTTGAGATTTTGAGATGTTGAGACAATAGAAATTTCTGTATGTAACTTGCTACTGTTATTGCTTATTATAATATTTAGTTTTACATTTTATAATCCATACAATTAATTTTCTTTCATTTTAAGTGTCAACATACAAGCTGGACAAACATGGCTGATAGACGCATTTGAGAATTCCCTTGATCCGTCTTCCTCACAAAAAATATCTAAGTAATCGTCACCATCAAATAACCAAACTGTGATTGTGAAAACTCCATCTAGTCACATGACTAGCGACTACACGTTCACGTGAGGATACGAGAGCACGAAGTCACCTGCATGTAAAGCAAtttgaatagtaatgtatgTAACAGTAAAGTGTCGTAATTCTGACGTCGTACCCAAGCGTATTTCGTCAATCTTCGCCTACATTTCTTGTAATTGCATACAAGATCGTTTTCCATTTCAAAGGAACTTGAAACACTTCTAGAACTGCTGCTGGACAACAAGTTCACCTCATAGGGAGCAAAACATTGCTTGAATGAACCGCCTCCGTAAATACGGGATATTAGCTACGAAAGTGCGCATGCGGCAGAGACGATGGAGTCAGCGAGTTTGGAAGAGAGAATCACACGTCTGGAAGAGAGAGTTGGACCACCTTTTGATTTTCACAGGAGTTCAGTATGTGTATTTGACATTCGTCTAGCCGACTGCTGAGGCGAAGTGTGATTCTGTTTCTTATTGCTTATTTAGTGCGTTGAATCGCTCACTGCAGTTGCTGAGAAGTTGCGACAAGTGAAATCAACTAGAGAAGCTATTTCTCAAATATGGTCTAAGAGTAAGTATATGTGACTGAgcatgtttgttgattgtttgaCGCATGCAGTAAAAGTCACAGTTGATGTtccatttgtttgtagttAGTAGTCTCAGGATGTTTCTTGATCCTGAATTGGAAGGTAGAGCAGCTTCAAGTGATGCAGTGAAGTGTAACATTGTATTGTCAGGTATTCTCACTTTGCCGCTCTGTGTGGAGTGTAGTCATTGTTTTATATATCCTTTAGGAGAACAGCatgtcaaacaaacagctgACAGGTTGCAGGCAGTGAGTAATCTCAAGGGTAACATTGATACCAAACACCTGGAAGGTCAAacgtttttgttttgtgtataaTTAAATTCTATCTGTTTTTGATGCAAATGGAAGACTTTATGGTGGTAGATTTGCCAGCATGTAGCAGCAAGTTACAACCTCTAGTGCATGTTCATATCAGTCAGCAGGTTCGTCCTCTTCTCCTTACAAAGCTTGTT contains:
- the LOC134191492 gene encoding E3 ubiquitin-protein ligase CCNB1IP1-like isoform X1, which produces MENDLVCNYKKCRRRLTKYAWVTSCSHIFCEEDGSREFSNASISHVCPACESALPGKYDVIKTDLQPTDQYKSMVLAGQRPDVVMEICSRAMAFWTYQSHQERMYQEYVSTRAKEKCTQLEQYYQQVVSRAQTEMAALKQQITNVKKDLDSNKLRYNEVSDKLMERNRQYQRLQAMYDSLRRRSITPRTFNGREATSGGQGAAAVNRYDIPLGVQEDDQEQQHSTSAKSLFDISLNQSCMEDSFSLRSVAARQMPSESQADFAGACQTTPARKVSGRNSPDDRRPFSLELNTPAGIAQRAVPPRRM
- the LOC134191492 gene encoding E3 ubiquitin-protein ligase CCNB1IP1-like isoform X2, translated to MVLAGQRPDVVMEICSRAMAFWTYQSHQERMYQEYVSTRAKEKCTQLEQYYQQVVSRAQTEMAALKQQITNVKKDLDSNKLRYNEVSDKLMERNRQYQRLQAMYDSLRRRSITPRTFNGREATSGGQGAAAVNRYDIPLGVQEDDQEQQHSTSAKSLFDISLNQSCMEDSFSLRSVAARQMPSESQADFAGACQTTPARKVSGRNSPDDRRPFSLELNTPAGIAQRAVPPRRM
- the LOC134191493 gene encoding dynactin subunit 3-like is translated as MESASLEERITRLEERVGPPFDFHRSSCVESLTAVAEKLRQVKSTREAISQIWSKISSLRMFLDPELEGRAASSDAVKCNIVLSGEQHVKQTADRLQAVSNLKGNIDTKHLEDLPACSSKLQPLVHVHISQQTTADQQSEEIAQLLTIYNEFISVISRKLLEWNNLLLSYEEQNQGDS